The Ralstonia pickettii DTP0602 genome segment GGTGCGCAAGCCAGCGGCCAACCAGGCCATAGTCCAATGGCGGGACGCCGAGCACACGTTTGCGCACGATGGCCCAGGCGTCCATTACCAAGGTCGCGCCGGTGCCGATCAGCAGCGCACTCAAAAGGAATGAGCCTTCTGGCTCAGGCATGATCGATCTCCGCGGAGTCCGAAGCCGCCCGGGCACAGATCATCCAGCAGGCCGCCGTGAAGCGGACTTCGTTGCCATGTACATAGGGCTCGAAGGCCACGCGCAGCGTGTCGATGACCTGCGCGCGCGTGGATGCGTCTGCCTGCAGCAGAGCCACCCCGACCGGACCAAGTCGCGTGAAGTACCCCACCAGCGCCGGCTCGGGCAGCGTGCATGCCACGTCGATCGGCCGGATCTCGATCCCGCTCCAGCCGGCCTCTTCCAGCAACGCGGCGACACGATCCCTGTCGGCGAGTGCGAACTGCCCCGGCGCGCCGGGCTGGCGAACCGGAAGCGGCAGCAGCGGCGCGGCGGCGCGCTCGGCCGTGGTCATGAACGGATTCTCCGCACCGCTTCGCCAGGCGATGCAGTGCAGCTCGGCACCCTCCTTCGCCGCGCGTCGCAGGCTGGCGAAGGCGACGACGGGATCGCCGAAGAACATCACGCCGAAGCGCGAAACGATGCGATCGAAGCTGGCGGGCGCAAACCTGTAAGCCTGCGCATCGGCCTGGATAAAGCTTGCTTGCGAGGCTTCACGCTCGGCGCGCGCCCGCGCTACCGCGATCATCGGTCCCGAAATGTCGATGCCGATGCACTGGCCCTGCGCACCGAGCCGCCGCGCCAAGGCGAGCGTGGTGGCGCCCGTGCCGCAACCGACATCGAGCACATGCTGCCCGGATCCCGCGCTGACCGTGTCGAGGAGCATCGCCTCGAACGGCTTGAGCACCTGGTCGAGCACCGCCTGCTCGTCGACCCACGCGTTTCCGGCAGGGCCGTTCCAAAGCGCGGCCTGTTCGCTGTCGGGGGTTTGCCTGGCATCCATGTTCCTCTCCGTCTGCTCGCCATCGCGGCGTGAAGCTACACTGTGCCAGTTCAAGTCCACTTGAGGTCAAGCGGTGAATAGCCTGGATATTGCAGAAGTGGCCCGGCAAGCGGGCGTTCCCGCATCGACGCTGCGGTTCTATGAGGAAAAGGGGCTCATCGCATCCATTGGCCGGCGCGGCATGCGACGCGTGTTCGATGCCGGCGTGCTGGAGCGGCTGGCGCTGATTGCGCTGGGGCGGGCTGCCGGCTTCTCGCTGGATGACATTGCGCAGATGTTCGCGCCGCAGGGCGGGCCGCGCATCGACCGGCAGATGCTGGCGGCCAAGGCGGATGAGCTGGATCGGACCATCCGTAAGCTGAGTGCGATGCGCGATGGGTTGCGGCATGCTGCGGCTTGTCCGGCGCCTAGTCATATGGAATGTCCGACATTCAGGCGCATCCTGCAGGCGGCGGCATCGGGGGCGATTGGCGGGCGGAGGGAACGGATGCCGACGGCCCGGAATCTGCGGTGAATCTTTGCACTATTAGCTGCATATCCTGCGGTGAATATGGCGTCGTCATGCCGCAAGCCATTCTTGGCAGGCGATCGCGGCCTCTATCGCGGCAACGGCATATGCCTACCCCAACCCGGCCACCGCCTCCCGCACCCACTCGAACCCCACCCGCTCCTGCTCCAGCCGCAGGTTTTTCCGAATCCGATTGTCCCGCAGGTCGTCGTAGAGCGCCTGCTCTTCTGGCCGCAGTCGCGACAGATCGCGCAGCGTCGGGCTGTCCTCGACACCCCATTGGGCCTCGAACGCCACAAGCGTGGCGCGATCCATCAGCAGGGATTCCGCATGCCCGAACACGCTGCGCAGCTGATCAAGAATGGCGAAGCCGTGGGTATCGATGTCGCCCCAGTAATGCAGCCGGCAGTGCGACAGCCACCTCGCCTTCGCGAGCAAGCCGAATCCGTATCCCGCACCGAAGATCACCAGGCTGTCCGCAACCTCTGGAAAGGCCAGGAAGTTGGTTTCGTTCTCGGTGATGAACACACACGAAACCCCTGGCCGGAGTGCGGCGAAGCTCGCTGCATCTAGGGTCACGTCGTGGGTGGGGGCTTCGCCTGGCAGCATCCGGTTGGCGCGATCCAGTATCCGGAAGCGGATCCGCTCCGGCTTGTCGCGAAAGCCGTACCGCGCCGGGAACTGGCTTGTGCCGGTAAATTCCGCTGCAATGGCTTCCGGCGCGAGCGCCAGGTCCAGCAACTCGGCAAGCACGCCACGATGAGCCTCGATGAATTTGGTGTGCACGCCAGGAAGATCGACTTGCCGCAGGTACACACCCGGTCGCGGATGCCGCTGCAGCCAGCCGACGATTTCCAGCAGCCGGTCCCAGGCGTCGTGCAGATCCAGTGCCCGCAGCGGACGCTGAGCCAGCCACGGCACCAGCAACGGCTGCGCTTCTCGCGTAGTGGCGAGCAATGCGGTAAAGCGTTCGATCTCGCGGCGCTTGCCCAGCAGCGCCGCTGCATCGTCCAGCGTGTCGATCCACACGGCGCATGGCAGCGCATTGGTGCCGAAGGTGCGATGGCGGAACTCGCGCATCTCCAGGCGGTAATGCGGCATCTGCTTTAGTTCGCCCAACCAGTTGCGAACCGCCTCGAAGCTCTCAGTCAGCTCGCCGGATGTGGGCACGCGCAGCGTGAGCCGCCGGGGGAACAGCGCGGCGCCGCTGACCAGCGCACCGAGGATGTCTCCACGGTCCCAAAGCCTCTGCAACTGGGCACGCAGGTCGGCGGGGCGGCTCCAGTTCATGCGGTCAGCCTGGCCTTTTCGGCCCGGTATTCGTCAATCGACAGGTTGCGTACCTTGGAAGCGCGTCCTTCCTCGTTCTGCACGAACGCCACGCTGGACACGTATGGCTCGATGATATGGATCTTCTGCAGCGGCGTGACGATGAGCAACTGCAGGTTGAGCTTGGCGAACAGCCGCAGTCCGTACTGCGCGGATTCGTCGGAGCCCCGACCGAACGCTTCGTCGATCACCACGAAGCGGAACGAGCGCGAGCGCACCGCGCCCCATTCCAGCCCGAACTGGTAGGCCAGACTCGCCGCCAGGATGGTGTAGGCGAGCTTCTCCTTCTGCCCGCCGGACTTGCCGCCGGAATCGGAGTAGTGCTCATATTCCGCATCGTCTTCGCGCCAGCGTTCGCTGGCCCCGAAGACGAACCAGTTGCGCACGTCAGTCACCTTGGCGGTCCAGCGCCTGTCCTGGTCGGTCAGCCCCGTACGGCCCCTGAAGCGTTCGATGATGCGCTTGACCTGCAGGAACTTGGCCTCGGAATACTGGCTGTCCTCCGAGCCGGTCAGTGCGCCTTCGGTGCAGGCGCGCAGCTCCGACTGGAACTCGCGGATCTCGGCGTCCGGCGTGACCTGTGCCTCCAGCCGGACATAGCGGCCGGTGTTGTAGTCGATCTGCGTCAGCGACTCGTTGATGCGCTCCACGCGTTCGCGGATGGTCTGCTGTTCCTTGCCAAGCTGCGCGTTGAAGTTGGCGATCTCGTTGATCGTGTTGACGTTCAGCAGCTCCTTGAAGCGGGCCTCGAAGCGTGGCAGATCGTCGGCGCGCAGCTTGTCGAGCATGTTGCGGTACTCGAAGCCGGCTAAGACGCTGGCGTCGACCTCGCTAGTCTCCAGCTTGAAGGCTTCCTTGTAGGCGGACATGGCCTTGACGATACTCTCGCCCAGGCGCACCAGCCGCTTGCTCTCCGCATCGAGCCGGGCCTGGAGTTCGTTGCGCATGTCGGTTTCACGACCACTGCACGCCTCCACGGTCAGGGTGTGCTGGCCAAGGATTTCGGCGCGCAACGCGTCGATGGTCTCGACCGGTACGGCAGCCGCGAAGTCGCCGGTGGCGTCCAGCATGGCCTGCGTTTCAGCGCGCTGCTCCAGCGCATCGCTCTTCCTGCCCTCCGCCTTGGATCGTTTGTCGCGGTGGTCCTCCAGCTGCGCCTCAGTCTCTTTCTGTTCCGCTTCCACTTCGTTGAGCCGGACCGTCAACTGCCGCAGCAAATCGGAGGCCGATTCCAGCTGGCGCTTCTCCTCGGCTAGGCGCGCGGCCTCGCGCGCGGGCGTCTGCCAGTCCAGTTCCTCGAAGTCGGCAAAAATGTCGAGCTGGGACAGCGCCGTGAGCCGCTCCCTGAGGGCGTCGCGCTCCTTCACCAGCCCGGCCGTAAGTGCGGCCAGTTCGGCCAGCCGTGTTTCGAGCGCGCGGGTCTCGCCTTCCAGTGCCGCGATCTTGGCGGCATTGCTCCAGCCCAGCACGTAGCGGCTGCGGTCGTCCAGGCGGTGGCGGTCATCCTTCTCGTGCCGCTCCCCGGGCATCTTGACCTGGCCGGCGCGCGTAACGGCGCGCGTCTCGCGGCGGAACTGTTCGTGTGTGGCACAGCACGCGACGTCGAAGCGCACGGCGACCTCGCGTTCGAGCCAGCTGTAGAACGGTGAATCGGGCTTGATGGCCAGCTTGCGCGCGAGCGAATCGCGATGCAGGGCGGGCGGCTCAGCCCTGCCGCCTTCGCGCACGCGAAAGTAAACCAACCGGCCTTTCAGGTGCGTGCGGTCCACCCACGCGGACACCTGCGGGTAGAGCGCATCTGGTACCAGTAGCGACAGGCCGAAGTTGCGCAGCAGGCGTTCGGCCGCGCCTTCCCAGTCGCGCTCGTCCTCGCGCACCTGCAGCAGCTCGCCGGCGAATGGCATGTCGTCCTCGGCCAGCGAAAGCGCCTCGCACAGCGCGCTGCGCATCGCGACCTGCGCGGCCGGGATATTGCTGCGGCGTGCCTTCAGGCTGCGGATTTCGTCGCTCAGCGCATCGTGCTCGGCCTTGCCCTGGCGCAGCGTGACGCCGTGTTCCGTCAACGCGTTATCAACTTCCGCCTCGCGCGACCTGGAGCGCTCTGCAAGCTCGGCAAAGCGTGACTTCAGGACCAGGAAGGCGGCTTCCTGCTCAGGCGGCGTTTCGTCGACGGCGCGCACAAGCTCCGCGTATCGATCCGACCTGTGCCGGCGTTTCGCGGATTCGTCGTTCTGCTGGCGGATTTCTTCGGTCAGCCGACCGATACGGTCGCCGCCGTTCTCGGCAATGTTGCGGCGCAGTTCGGCTTCATCGTTGCGCAGGGCATCGCGACGGTCCTGCAGGCGCCGCACGCGGGTGTCCTGGCGTTCCCACTCGTCCGTGAGCCCGGCGATGCGCTTGTCGAGCAGGTCCAGCTTGAGTCGCGCGAAGTACGGGCGCAGCGCCTCACGGCACGCGCGCAGCTGCTCTGAGGCAGCCACCAGCTCCGCGTGGCGCTCGCAATCCGCGACCAGCGGGGTCAGCATGGCCTCCTGGCGCTTGGCCTTCAGCACCGCCTCATGGGCGCGGTCCAGGTCGTCGAAGTGTCCCAGCAATGCCACAATGCGAGGTGCCACGTCGAACGGCTCCAGCATGTGGCTGCGCACAAAGTCGGTCAGGTTGCCGACCGACTTCATCGACACGGTCTGGTGGAACAGTTCGAGCGCCTGCTCGTTCTCGATGCCGAAGCGGCGCCGGAACCATGCGCCGTAGGGCGGGAACGCGTCAAACAACTCGGCCTTCACGCCGCGCAGCTTCTTGCGCAGCGAGGCGATGTCGCTCCCGAAGTGGGCAAAGTCGGTGGCGACGGACAGGTCCTGTTCTGCGCAGACATAGAAGCGCGCGGGCTGGCCATGGGCATCCTTCATCCAGAACACCTGCGCCAGCGTCACGGTCTGGTCGTAGCCGGCGTTGTGGAAGACGCCCAGGATGACGGAGTAGCTGTTCTGGTCGCGCAGCGCCACCGGCCGCGCGGTGCCGCTCACTTCGTTGCGCTCGGACTTGTAGTGACCCAGCACATAGCTGCGCAGGGTCCGCTCGCGGCTTTCCGCGCCAGCGGCCTTGTTGTAGGCGATGCGCTGTGCGGGCACCAGCAGCGTGGTCACCGCGTCGACCAGCGTGGACTTGCCGGAGCCGATGTCGCCGGTCAGCAGGGCGTTCCTGCCTGCGGGGCGGATGGTCCAGACACGTTCGCCGAAAGTGCCCCAGTTGAAGACCTCCAGACGCGACAGCCGGAAGCCCGACAGCGTGTCGTCGTCGGCGAAATCGAGGCTCAGGGTTTGCGGCTCATGCATCGGACGGCCCTCCGTTTGCCACCGGCGTTCCCGGCTGGCCAGTCAGCTGGATCTGGTAGGCCGCCAGCCGCGCATCGAACTCGGACAGCCATTGCGCATCGACGAATGCCTTCAGGATGCGGCGCACCTCATACCCGGCCTGGCCTCCCATGCGAGCACTCGCGCCGGTGCTGGTGTCGGCCTTGAGCCGGCGCAGGAAGCCCAGCTCGACGATCTTGTTCACGTGCAGCTCGATCTGGTCGATCAGCTTTGCCTCGTTGGTGC includes the following:
- a CDS encoding MerR family transcriptional regulator — its product is MNSLDIAEVARQAGVPASTLRFYEEKGLIASIGRRGMRRVFDAGVLERLALIALGRAAGFSLDDIAQMFAPQGGPRIDRQMLAAKADELDRTIRKLSAMRDGLRHAAACPAPSHMECPTFRRILQAAASGAIGGRRERMPTARNLR
- a CDS encoding hypothetical protein (K02605: ORC3; origin recognition complex subunit 3); translated protein: MNWSRPADLRAQLQRLWDRGDILGALVSGAALFPRRLTLRVPTSGELTESFEAVRNWLGELKQMPHYRLEMREFRHRTFGTNALPCAVWIDTLDDAAALLGKRREIERFTALLATTREAQPLLVPWLAQRPLRALDLHDAWDRLLEIVGWLQRHPRPGVYLRQVDLPGVHTKFIEAHRGVLAELLDLALAPEAIAAEFTGTSQFPARYGFRDKPERIRFRILDRANRMLPGEAPTHDVTLDAASFAALRPGVSCVFITENETNFLAFPEVADSLVIFGAGYGFGLLAKARWLSHCRLHYWGDIDTHGFAILDQLRSVFGHAESLLMDRATLVAFEAQWGVEDSPTLRDLSRLRPEEQALYDDLRDNRIRKNLRLEQERVGFEWVREAVAGLG
- a CDS encoding hypothetical protein (K03632: mukB; chromosome partition protein MukB); protein product: MHEPQTLSLDFADDDTLSGFRLSRLEVFNWGTFGERVWTIRPAGRNALLTGDIGSGKSTLVDAVTTLLVPAQRIAYNKAAGAESRERTLRSYVLGHYKSERNEVSGTARPVALRDQNSYSVILGVFHNAGYDQTVTLAQVFWMKDAHGQPARFYVCAEQDLSVATDFAHFGSDIASLRKKLRGVKAELFDAFPPYGAWFRRRFGIENEQALELFHQTVSMKSVGNLTDFVRSHMLEPFDVAPRIVALLGHFDDLDRAHEAVLKAKRQEAMLTPLVADCERHAELVAASEQLRACREALRPYFARLKLDLLDKRIAGLTDEWERQDTRVRRLQDRRDALRNDEAELRRNIAENGGDRIGRLTEEIRQQNDESAKRRHRSDRYAELVRAVDETPPEQEAAFLVLKSRFAELAERSRSREAEVDNALTEHGVTLRQGKAEHDALSDEIRSLKARRSNIPAAQVAMRSALCEALSLAEDDMPFAGELLQVREDERDWEGAAERLLRNFGLSLLVPDALYPQVSAWVDRTHLKGRLVYFRVREGGRAEPPALHRDSLARKLAIKPDSPFYSWLEREVAVRFDVACCATHEQFRRETRAVTRAGQVKMPGERHEKDDRHRLDDRSRYVLGWSNAAKIAALEGETRALETRLAELAALTAGLVKERDALRERLTALSQLDIFADFEELDWQTPAREAARLAEEKRQLESASDLLRQLTVRLNEVEAEQKETEAQLEDHRDKRSKAEGRKSDALEQRAETQAMLDATGDFAAAVPVETIDALRAEILGQHTLTVEACSGRETDMRNELQARLDAESKRLVRLGESIVKAMSAYKEAFKLETSEVDASVLAGFEYRNMLDKLRADDLPRFEARFKELLNVNTINEIANFNAQLGKEQQTIRERVERINESLTQIDYNTGRYVRLEAQVTPDAEIREFQSELRACTEGALTGSEDSQYSEAKFLQVKRIIERFRGRTGLTDQDRRWTAKVTDVRNWFVFGASERWREDDAEYEHYSDSGGKSGGQKEKLAYTILAASLAYQFGLEWGAVRSRSFRFVVIDEAFGRGSDESAQYGLRLFAKLNLQLLIVTPLQKIHIIEPYVSSVAFVQNEEGRASKVRNLSIDEYRAEKARLTA